From a single Nostoc edaphicum CCNP1411 genomic region:
- a CDS encoding non-ribosomal peptide synthetase, which translates to MNLIEILENLSAKNVELWVDGDKLRYRSPEKSLPSELLREMKQSEPEIIRILSQSTAQAATYPLSHGQKALWFLYQLAPNSIAYNITYTARLVTNLDIPALKQAAQALVERHPVLRATFATINGEPVQTVHENQQVDFSIEEAFDLGQDNLNNWLSEKSDRPFNLEQGPILRFDLLINNIKTDKLATKEHIFLVTLHQIVGDLWSLEIIIGELCTLYKAIATGVAAQLSTQNYQYRDYVKWSEQMLASSAGESLWTYWQQQLSGELPLLNLPTDRPRPESQTYNGASRLFTVDEELRQKLTKLAKREGASLYIVLLTALQILLLRYTNQEDILIGSPMVNRSRSEFENIVGYFTNPVVLRGDISGKPTFKELLERSHSCVLDAQDHQDYPFPLLVEQLQPIRNPSFSPLYQVAFVCDRSHQNIDINNGLILESLISGSKGATFDLTLTILEGTDSLKGTWNYNTDLFDDSAIARMMGHFVTLLEAIVANPQQRIDQLPMLTQSEERQLLVEWNDTQVDYAFDKCIHQLFEEQVERTPDTVAVVFENQQLTYRELNSRANQLAYYLQSLGVKPDVLVGICVERSLEMVVGLLGILKAGGVYVPLDPEYPKDRLNFMLEDAQVPVLISQQRLLDRLPEYQAKLICLDEVWSEILQNKQNNPIQVVTPTHLANVIYTSGSTGKPKGVMVEHSGLCNLAHAQIQAFGLSGDSRVLQFASFSFDACISEILMALGSGARLYLGTKDSIMPGMPLIERLKNDGITHVTLPPSALAVLPVEELPTLQAIIVAGEACPLELMRQWSKGRNFFNAYGPTEASVCAAITKCTPKDQKISIGRPISNTQIYILDQNLQLLPVGVPGELHIGGAGLARGYFNRPELTQEKFIPNPFEDSAAVASPRASAGGRGQGAGGSRLYKTGDLARYLPDGNIEYLGRIDNQVKIRGFRIELGEIEAVLSQHPHVQASCVIAREDNRGDKRLVAYIVLEPEQTCTERLVPSISTSLDGAGAEVSRSTATVKELRSFLKEKLPEYMVPSAIAILESLPLTPNGKIDRRALPEPSSELREKYVAPRTPIEEILALIWQQVLKVELVGRHDNFFELGGHSLLATQFISRVRSRLKVEISLRELFAAPTIAELAPSIQQLQQQNIELSAPLILRRVENTEIPLSYAQQRLWFLNQLESNSALYNISIGLRLVGTLNVAALEQSLKELIDRHEVLRTNFVTVDGKPTQIIQTQTNWTVAVVDLQHLPLLVLSEASASAEVTEQQTAAQKLLEQKAIEPFDLANDALIRATLVMLSSKEQCLLVCMHHVVCDGWSIGVFVQELQALYNAYSQGQPSPLLPLPIQYADFAIWQRQWLQGEVLQNHLSYWEKQLANAPTFLPLPTDRPRPAVQTFNGSYHVFTLSVELTQRLLELSQEQGCTLFMTLLAAYNTLLYRYTGQSDILVGTPIANRDRSEIEGLIGFFVNTLVMRTDLAGNPSFKELLLRLREMALSAYAHQDLPFETLVEALQPERDLSYTPLFQVMFVLLNAPMSEIELTELSVSGLPIGITTSKFDLTLSMENTPNGLFGWWEYNTDLFDSSTIERMTGHFVTLLEAIVANPSERISQLPMLTAFEQQQLLVEWNDTSVDYPQDKCIHQLFEEQVERTPDAVAVVFENEQLTYHELNCRANQLAHYLQSLGVSADVLVGICVERSLEMVVGLLGILKAGGAYVPLDPEYPQDRLSFILKDAQVSVLLTQQHLVEKLPECQAQLVSLDTNWQFISQLPQGNSITNVQASNLAYVIYTSGSTGQPKGVQISHTAVSNFLSAMQQRPGITKQDTLLAITTISFDIAALEIFLPITVGACLVIARRDVTLDERELFDLLVKSKATIMQATPATWRLLLDSNYQFSDLKILCGGEALPWDLVSKLLARSASLWNLYGPTEATIWSSIYQLESSESLISIGRPIDNTQIYILDQNLQLVPIGVPGELHIGGAGLAKGYLNRPELTQEKFIPNPFEDSAALASPRASAGGRGQEAGGSRLYKTGDLARYLPDGNIEYLGRIDNQVKIRGFRIELGEIEATLSQHPHVQASCVIAREDTPGDKRLVGYIVPQPQVTLTISELRSNLKKKLPDYMVPSAIVILESLPLTPNGKIDRRALPAPEPSSELLEKYVAPRSPIEEILALIWQQVLKVELVGRHDNFFELGGHSLLATQLISRVRSSLKVELPLRSLFAAPTIAELSHNIQQLQQQDLELAALPILRRAENAETPLSYAQQRLWFLDQFEPNSGSYNIPFGLRLVGTLNVVALEQSLIEIIHRHEALRTNFITVDGQATQIIQTQPNWSVAVVDLKHLPLTEQETAAQKLVQQQAFEPFDLESEALIRATLIVLSETEQWLLVCMHHVVSDGWSIGVFVQELQALYNAYSQGQPSPLLPLPIQYADFAIWQRQWLQGEVLQSQLSYWEQQLANAPTFLSLPTDRPRPAVQTFNGAYQEFALSSELTQRLLQLSQQQGVTLFMTLLAAYNTLLYRYTGQTDILVGTPIANRDRTEIEGLIGFFVNTLVMRTDLSENPSFNELLPRIREMALSAYAHQDLPFEMLVEALQPERDLSYTPLFQVMFVLNNAPTSEVELTELTVSSLPIESSTAKFDLTLSMENTSTGLVGGWEYNTDLFDSNTIERITGHFVTLLEAIVANPQERISQLPILTAFEQQQLLIEWNNTSVDYPQDKCIHQLFEEQVERTPDAVAVVFENEQLTYHELNCRANQLAHYLQSLGVSADVLVGICVERSLEMVVGLLGILKAGGAYVPLDPEYPQDRLSFMLADAQVSVLLTQQHLVEKLPQHQARVVYLDNDWFAIAKSSQENPIAKVQPSNIAYVIYTSGSTGQPKGVILSHSNLCNHMFWMQATFPLTEKDKVLQKTPFGFDASVWEFYAPLLAGGQLLIAEPGGHTDSAYLLKLIAQQQVTTIQLVPSLLQMLLEQGGIETCHSLKHVFCGGEVLPVTLQESLLSKLDVNLHNLYGPTEACIDATFWNCQREIYPQLVPIGRPISNTQIYILDQNLQPLPVGVPGELHIGGAGLAKGYLNAKELTQQKFIPNPFKRGRGQGAGSRGEIEYQSSNSERLYKTGDLARYLPDGNIEYLGRIDNQVKIRGFRIELGEIEAALSQHRDVQTSVVIVREDIPGNKRLVAYIVPQPQITPTVNVLRSFLKEKLPEYMVPSAIVTLKSLPLTPNGKIDRRALPEPEARTGIESSLVAPRTPVEEKLTRIWEQVLRVEQIGIHDNFFELGGDSILSIQIISRAKVAGIELTVKQLFANKTIAQLATVAGTTKALSIKQGLVTGALPLTPIQHWFFEQKLPEKHHFNQSFILTVPSDLNLEILEQVWLKLLKHHDALRLRFTQKDTIWQQIHAAPTDNITIPRFDLSTVPETEIKTVIETTANELQASLNLSENLVQVAFFWLGIHKKARLLILIHHLVVDGVSWRILLEDLQTAYQQLSQGKTIQLPAKTTSFKDWARQLTEYAQSEVLKSELNYWLSASYDAVDSIPVDYAQGINTTASARTVTVSLNETETLSLLQDVPKAYKTQINDILLTALVLVLSGWTNSESVLFNLEGHGREEIIDGVDLSRTVGWFTTIFPVVVELGTIDDLGTALKSVKEQLRVIPNKGIGYGLLRYLNIDAEISAQLEKIPQAEISFNYLGQFAQVVNTSSLMQIAHEPSGNSQSLQGQRHYLIDINAIVINEKLQIDWTYSSNIHHYETIENIAQEFVETLQELIAHCLSTENAGYTPTDFPLIQLNQLELDQIFGNL; encoded by the coding sequence ATGAATTTAATAGAGATTCTAGAAAATCTTTCAGCGAAGAATGTTGAGCTTTGGGTTGATGGAGACAAACTGCGCTATCGATCGCCTGAAAAATCACTCCCCTCTGAGTTATTGCGGGAAATGAAGCAATCTGAACCAGAAATTATCCGAATTTTATCCCAGAGTACTGCTCAGGCTGCAACTTATCCCCTGTCTCACGGTCAAAAGGCACTCTGGTTTTTATATCAATTAGCACCCAACAGTATTGCTTACAACATCACATATACAGCAAGATTAGTTACAAATTTAGATATTCCCGCCCTAAAGCAGGCAGCACAAGCTCTAGTTGAAAGACATCCAGTTTTGAGGGCTACCTTTGCAACCATTAACGGCGAACCTGTGCAAACAGTTCACGAAAATCAGCAAGTTGACTTTAGTATCGAAGAAGCTTTCGATCTTGGCCAAGACAATCTAAACAACTGGCTCTCAGAAAAAAGCGATCGCCCCTTCAACTTAGAACAAGGGCCAATATTGCGGTTTGATTTATTAATTAACAATATTAAAACTGATAAATTAGCCACCAAAGAACATATTTTCTTAGTCACGCTACATCAGATAGTGGGAGATTTATGGTCTTTAGAAATCATAATCGGTGAACTTTGCACCTTGTATAAAGCGATTGCTACAGGTGTAGCAGCCCAACTATCTACACAAAACTATCAGTATCGAGATTACGTCAAGTGGTCAGAGCAAATGCTCGCTAGTTCAGCTGGAGAAAGTTTGTGGACTTACTGGCAGCAACAACTATCTGGTGAGTTGCCATTGCTAAATTTGCCAACAGATCGACCAAGACCTGAGAGCCAAACCTATAATGGTGCTTCCCGCTTGTTTACTGTTGACGAAGAACTGCGGCAAAAGCTCACAAAATTGGCGAAGAGAGAAGGTGCGTCTCTTTATATAGTTTTATTGACAGCACTACAAATACTATTACTACGTTATACCAATCAAGAAGATATTTTAATTGGCTCTCCAATGGTGAATCGGAGCCGTTCGGAGTTTGAAAATATTGTGGGTTATTTTACTAATCCTGTGGTCTTGCGAGGAGATATTTCAGGAAAACCGACTTTTAAAGAGTTGCTGGAGCGATCGCACTCTTGTGTATTAGATGCCCAAGACCATCAGGATTATCCCTTTCCCCTGCTGGTGGAGCAACTGCAACCTATCCGCAACCCCAGTTTTTCGCCACTCTATCAGGTAGCTTTCGTCTGCGATCGCTCTCACCAGAATATAGATATTAATAATGGTTTGATTTTGGAATCATTGATTTCAGGGTCTAAAGGAGCCACCTTTGATTTAACCTTAACTATTCTTGAGGGGACAGACTCACTCAAAGGTACGTGGAATTATAACACCGACTTATTTGATGACAGTGCGATCGCGCGGATGATGGGGCATTTTGTAACTTTGCTCGAAGCAATTGTGGCAAATCCCCAGCAACGAATTGACCAATTACCAATGCTCACACAATCTGAAGAACGGCAGTTATTAGTTGAGTGGAATGATACTCAAGTAGACTACGCCTTCGATAAATGTATTCATCAGTTGTTTGAGGAGCAAGTAGAGCGTACACCCGATACTGTAGCGGTGGTGTTTGAGAATCAACAATTGACGTACCGCGAATTAAACAGCCGTGCTAACCAGTTGGCGTATTACTTGCAGTCTTTGGGTGTGAAACCCGACGTTCTGGTGGGGATTTGTGTAGAGCGCTCCTTAGAGATGGTGGTAGGACTATTGGGCATTCTCAAGGCGGGTGGAGTTTACGTACCACTTGACCCAGAATATCCCAAAGACCGTCTGAACTTCATGCTCGAAGACGCTCAAGTTCCAGTATTAATAAGTCAACAGCGACTCCTGGATCGACTACCTGAGTATCAGGCAAAACTGATTTGTTTAGATGAAGTCTGGTCAGAAATTCTGCAAAACAAACAGAACAACCCGATTCAGGTAGTCACGCCTACTCATCTAGCGAATGTGATTTACACATCCGGCTCCACAGGCAAACCCAAAGGGGTAATGGTTGAGCATAGTGGGTTGTGCAATCTCGCTCACGCTCAAATTCAGGCTTTCGGTTTGTCTGGTGATAGTCGAGTTCTCCAGTTTGCCTCCTTCAGTTTTGATGCTTGCATATCAGAAATCTTGATGGCTTTGGGATCGGGGGCAAGACTTTACTTAGGAACAAAAGACTCGATCATGCCGGGTATGCCTTTAATTGAGCGATTAAAGAATGATGGCATTACCCATGTCACCCTACCACCATCAGCCTTAGCAGTCCTGCCAGTAGAAGAACTGCCAACATTGCAAGCGATCATTGTCGCCGGAGAAGCCTGTCCTCTGGAACTGATGCGACAATGGTCAAAAGGCAGAAACTTCTTCAACGCCTACGGCCCGACAGAAGCGAGTGTTTGTGCAGCGATCACTAAATGCACTCCCAAAGACCAAAAAATTTCCATCGGTCGTCCAATTTCCAATACCCAGATATACATACTTGACCAAAACTTACAACTACTACCTGTGGGTGTACCAGGAGAACTGCACATTGGTGGTGCAGGGTTAGCGCGAGGCTATTTCAATCGCCCAGAATTAACACAAGAAAAATTCATCCCCAATCCGTTTGAGGATAGCGCAGCGGTAGCGAGTCCGCGAGCGTCGGCAGGGGGCAGGGGGCAGGGGGCAGGAGGGAGTAGATTATATAAAACTGGGGATCTAGCACGTTATCTGCCAGATGGTAATATCGAATACCTGGGCCGCATCGACAACCAAGTAAAAATCCGGGGATTCCGCATTGAGTTGGGAGAAATTGAAGCAGTACTCAGCCAACATCCTCATGTGCAAGCATCATGTGTCATAGCCCGTGAAGATAACAGGGGTGACAAGCGCCTAGTAGCCTACATCGTACTGGAACCAGAGCAGACTTGTACTGAGCGACTTGTGCCGAGCATCTCGACTTCGCTCGATGGAGCCGGAGCCGAGGTAAGTCGAAGTACAGCCACAGTTAAAGAACTGCGTAGCTTTCTCAAAGAAAAGCTACCAGAATACATGGTACCAAGTGCGATCGCCATCTTAGAATCTTTACCCCTAACCCCCAACGGCAAAATAGATCGTCGCGCTCTACCAGAGCCAAGTAGTGAATTAAGAGAGAAATATGTAGCTCCGCGCACCCCTATCGAAGAAATCCTGGCACTGATTTGGCAACAAGTTCTGAAAGTAGAGCTTGTAGGCAGACATGACAACTTCTTTGAACTAGGGGGACACTCCCTACTAGCAACGCAATTCATCTCCCGTGTGCGTAGCAGATTGAAAGTAGAAATATCATTGCGTGAGTTATTTGCTGCACCAACAATTGCCGAGTTAGCACCATCAATTCAGCAGTTACAGCAGCAAAATATAGAACTGTCAGCACCACTCATCTTAAGGCGGGTAGAGAATACAGAAATACCACTGTCTTATGCTCAACAGCGTTTATGGTTTTTAAATCAGTTAGAGTCGAACAGTGCCTTATACAATATCTCCATTGGTTTGCGTCTAGTAGGAACTCTTAATGTTGCCGCCTTAGAACAAAGTTTAAAAGAACTTATTGATCGCCATGAAGTCTTACGCACCAATTTTGTTACTGTTGATGGAAAGCCAACACAAATAATTCAAACTCAAACAAATTGGACAGTTGCAGTTGTTGACTTGCAGCATTTACCCTTACTTGTACTGAGCGAAGCCTCTGCCTCAGCAGAAGTAACAGAACAACAAACTGCTGCACAGAAATTACTGGAACAAAAAGCAATTGAGCCTTTTGATTTAGCAAATGATGCCTTAATTAGAGCGACATTAGTAATGCTGTCTTCAAAAGAACAGTGCTTATTAGTGTGTATGCACCACGTTGTCTGTGATGGCTGGTCAATAGGTGTGTTTGTCCAGGAGTTACAAGCACTGTACAATGCTTATTCTCAAGGTCAACCGTCACCCTTGTTACCACTGCCGATTCAGTACGCAGATTTTGCAATTTGGCAAAGACAATGGTTGCAAGGAGAGGTACTACAAAACCATTTGAGTTACTGGGAAAAACAGTTGGCAAATGCACCCACATTCTTGCCACTACCCACAGATAGACCTAGACCTGCTGTGCAGACTTTCAATGGCTCATATCATGTGTTTACTCTGTCTGTTGAGTTAACTCAACGGTTGTTGGAGCTAAGTCAAGAGCAAGGTTGTACTCTGTTCATGACTTTGTTGGCGGCATATAATACCCTGCTTTATCGCTACACCGGACAATCAGATATTTTGGTGGGGACACCCATTGCTAACCGCGATCGCTCCGAGATAGAAGGGTTAATTGGCTTTTTTGTCAATACTTTAGTAATGCGGACTGATTTAGCAGGGAACCCCAGTTTTAAAGAATTACTCCTGCGCCTCAGAGAAATGGCATTATCCGCATACGCTCATCAAGATTTGCCCTTTGAGACGTTGGTAGAAGCATTGCAACCAGAACGGGATCTCAGCTATACACCATTGTTCCAAGTGATGTTCGTTCTCCTGAACGCTCCCATGTCTGAAATAGAGTTGACTGAGTTAAGTGTCAGTGGCTTGCCAATAGGAATCACCACGTCAAAGTTTGATTTAACTTTATCAATGGAAAACACTCCCAATGGGCTGTTTGGGTGGTGGGAGTACAACACAGACTTGTTTGATAGCAGCACTATCGAACGGATGACTGGTCATTTTGTGACTCTACTTGAAGCGATCGTGGCAAATCCCAGCGAGCGGATTTCCCAATTGCCAATGCTCACAGCATTTGAGCAACAGCAGTTATTAGTTGAGTGGAATGATACAAGCGTAGATTATCCCCAAGATAAATGTATCCATCAGTTGTTTGAGGAGCAGGTGGAACGCACGCCCGATGCTGTGGCGGTGGTGTTTGAGAATGAACAATTGACGTATCACGAGTTAAATTGTCGTGCTAACCAGTTAGCGCATTACTTGCAGTCTTTGGGAGTGTCCGCCGATGTGCTGGTGGGGATATGTGTGGAGCGCTCTCTGGAGATGGTGGTGGGATTACTTGGTATTCTCAAGGCGGGCGGCGCTTACGTACCACTAGACCCAGAGTATCCCCAAGACCGTCTGAGCTTTATCTTAAAAGATGCTCAAGTTTCAGTGCTGCTTACCCAACAGCATTTAGTTGAAAAATTACCTGAATGTCAGGCGCAGCTTGTAAGCTTGGATACTAACTGGCAGTTTATTTCTCAGTTGCCTCAAGGAAACTCCATCACTAATGTCCAAGCTAGTAACTTAGCTTATGTGATTTATACTTCCGGTTCTACAGGCCAGCCCAAAGGTGTGCAAATTTCACATACGGCTGTGAGCAATTTCCTATCTGCCATGCAGCAGCGCCCAGGAATAACAAAACAAGATACACTGCTTGCAATCACTACTATTTCCTTTGATATTGCTGCCTTAGAAATTTTTCTGCCTATAACTGTAGGTGCATGTCTAGTCATAGCCCGTCGTGACGTGACCCTTGATGAAAGAGAGTTATTTGATTTGCTAGTTAAGTCTAAGGCAACAATTATGCAAGCAACTCCGGCTACTTGGAGATTGCTTTTAGACTCCAACTACCAATTTAGCGATTTAAAAATACTTTGCGGGGGTGAAGCTTTACCTTGGGATCTAGTTAGTAAATTGCTTGCCAGGAGCGCTTCTTTGTGGAACCTTTATGGGCCAACAGAAGCTACTATTTGGTCATCAATATATCAACTCGAATCCAGCGAGAGCTTGATTTCTATTGGTCGCCCAATTGACAATACCCAGATATACATACTAGACCAAAACTTACAACTAGTTCCCATTGGTGTACCAGGAGAACTGCACATTGGTGGTGCAGGATTAGCAAAAGGCTACTTGAACCGACCAGAGTTAACACAAGAAAAATTTATTCCCAATCCGTTTGAGGATAGCGCAGCGTTAGCGAGTCCGCGAGCGTCGGCAGGAGGCAGAGGCCAGGAGGCAGGAGGGAGTAGATTATATAAAACTGGGGACTTGGCTCGTTATTTACCAGATGGAAATATAGAATACCTGGGGCGTATCGATAACCAAGTAAAAATTCGGGGATTCCGCATTGAGTTGGGAGAAATCGAAGCAACACTGAGCCAACATCCCCATGTTCAAGCATCATGTGTCATAGCTCGTGAAGATACTCCTGGTGACAAGCGCCTAGTAGGATACATCGTACCCCAACCACAAGTAACACTCACAATTAGCGAACTGCGTAGCAACCTCAAGAAAAAGTTACCAGATTACATGGTTCCTTCGGCAATAGTCATCCTGGAGTCTTTACCCCTAACCCCCAATGGCAAAATAGACCGTCGCGCTTTACCAGCACCAGAGCCAAGTAGTGAATTATTAGAGAAATATGTCGCCCCACGCAGCCCCATCGAAGAAATACTGGCACTGATTTGGCAACAAGTCCTAAAAGTAGAGCTTGTAGGCAGACATGATAACTTCTTTGAGCTAGGCGGACACTCACTACTCGCAACGCAACTTATTTCCCGTGTGCGTAGCAGCTTGAAAGTAGAACTGCCATTGCGATCGCTATTTGCTGCACCAACGATCGCTGAACTATCGCATAATATTCAACAGTTGCAGCAACAAGACTTAGAACTAGCTGCACTACCCATCTTAAGGCGGGCAGAGAATGCAGAAACACCACTATCTTATGCTCAACAGCGTTTATGGTTTTTAGACCAGTTCGAGCCGAACAGTGGTTCATACAACATCCCTTTCGGGTTGCGCTTAGTCGGAACTCTTAATGTTGTCGCCTTAGAACAAAGCTTAATCGAAATTATTCATCGCCACGAAGCATTACGCACTAACTTCATCACAGTTGATGGACAAGCTACTCAAATCATTCAAACACAACCAAATTGGTCAGTTGCAGTTGTTGACTTAAAGCATTTACCTTTAACAGAACAAGAAACTGCTGCACAAAAATTAGTCCAACAACAAGCATTTGAACCTTTTGACTTAGAGTCAGAAGCATTAATCAGAGCGACATTAATAGTGCTGTCCGAGACAGAGCAGTGGTTATTAGTGTGTATGCACCACGTTGTCAGTGATGGCTGGTCAATAGGTGTGTTTGTCCAGGAGTTACAAGCACTGTACAACGCTTATTCTCAAGGTCAACCGTCACCCTTGTTACCACTGCCGATTCAGTACGCAGATTTTGCAATTTGGCAAAGACAATGGTTGCAAGGAGAGGTACTACAAAGCCAATTAAGTTACTGGGAACAACAATTGGCAAATGCACCCACATTCTTGTCATTACCCACAGATAGACCTAGACCTGCTGTACAGACTTTCAATGGCGCATATCAAGAGTTTGCTTTGTCTAGTGAACTAACTCAACGGTTGTTGCAGTTAAGTCAACAACAAGGGGTGACTTTGTTTATGACTTTGTTGGCGGCATATAATACCCTGCTTTACCGCTACACCGGACAAACAGATATTTTAGTTGGGACACCAATTGCTAACCGCGATCGCACCGAGATAGAAGGGTTAATTGGCTTTTTTGTCAACACTTTGGTGATGCGGACTGATTTATCTGAAAATCCTAGTTTTAACGAATTACTCCCGCGTATCCGGGAAATGGCATTATCCGCCTACGCACATCAAGATTTGCCCTTTGAAATGTTGGTGGAAGCATTGCAGCCAGAACGGGATCTCAGCTATACACCATTGTTCCAAGTGATGTTCGTTCTCAATAATGCCCCCACATCTGAAGTAGAGTTGACTGAGTTAACTGTCAGTTCCTTGCCCATAGAAAGTTCCACGGCAAAGTTTGATTTAACTTTATCAATGGAAAACACTAGCACTGGACTAGTGGGAGGATGGGAGTACAACACTGACTTGTTTGATAGCAACACAATTGAACGGATAACTGGTCATTTTGTAACATTGCTAGAAGCTATTGTTGCTAATCCTCAAGAGCGGATTTCTCAATTACCAATACTCACAGCATTTGAGCAACAACAATTATTAATTGAGTGGAATAATACAAGCGTAGATTATCCCCAAGATAAATGTATTCATCAGTTGTTTGAAGAACAGGTGGAACGTACACCCGATGCTGTAGCGGTAGTGTTTGAGAATGAACAATTGACGTATCACGAGTTAAATTGTCGTGCTAACCAGTTAGCGCATTACTTGCAGTCTTTGGGAGTGTCCGCCGATGTGCTGGTGGGGATATGTGTGGAGCGCTCTTTAGAGATGGTGGTGGGATTACTTGGTATTCTCAAGGCGGGCGGCGCTTACGTACCACTTGACCCAGAGTATCCCCAAGACCGTTTAAGCTTTATGCTTGCAGATGCTCAAGTTTCCGTGCTGCTAACCCAACAGCATCTAGTTGAGAAGTTACCTCAACATCAAGCGCGTGTAGTCTACTTAGATAACGATTGGTTTGCGATCGCTAAGTCTAGCCAGGAGAATCCAATTGCTAAGGTGCAACCTAGTAACATAGCTTATGTGATTTATACTTCTGGGTCTACTGGTCAACCGAAGGGGGTAATACTATCTCACAGTAACCTTTGCAACCACATGTTCTGGATGCAAGCAACATTCCCCCTGACTGAAAAGGACAAAGTACTGCAAAAAACTCCCTTTGGCTTTGATGCCTCAGTTTGGGAATTCTACGCTCCATTGTTAGCAGGTGGACAGTTGTTAATAGCTGAACCAGGAGGTCATACTGACAGTGCTTATCTCTTAAAGTTAATTGCCCAGCAGCAGGTAACTACTATTCAACTTGTTCCATCTTTACTGCAAATGCTTTTAGAACAGGGAGGAATCGAAACTTGTCACTCCCTCAAACACGTGTTCTGTGGTGGTGAAGTCTTACCCGTTACTCTGCAAGAAAGCTTGTTAAGTAAGCTAGATGTAAATTTACACAATCTCTACGGCCCAACAGAGGCTTGTATTGATGCAACTTTCTGGAATTGTCAACGTGAGATTTATCCACAACTTGTCCCCATTGGTCGTCCGATTTCTAACACGCAAATCTACATACTCGACCAAAACTTACAACCACTACCTGTGGGTGTACCAGGAGAGTTACACATCGGTGGTGCAGGATTAGCAAAAGGATACCTCAACGCAAAAGAGTTAACACAACAAAAATTTATCCCCAACCCGTTTAAAAGAGGCAGGGGGCAGGGAGCAGGGAGCAGGGGGGAAATAGAGTACCAATCCTCTAATTCCGAGCGTCTGTATAAAACAGGGGACTTAGCACGTTATCTACCAGATGGTAATATCGAATACCTGGGACGTATCGATAACCAAGTAAAAATCCGGGGTTTCCGCATTGAGTTGGGAGAAATCGAAGCAGCACTCAGCCAACATCGTGATGTGCAAACATCCGTAGTCATCGTCCGCGAAGACATTCCTGGAAATAAGCGCCTAGTCGCCTATATAGTACCGCAGCCACAGATAACACCCACAGTAAATGTTCTGCGTAGCTTCCTCAAAGAAAAGCTACCAGAATATATGGTACCAAGTGCGATCGTCACTCTAAAATCCCTACCGCTTACCCCCAACGGCAAAATAGACCGTCGCGCCTTACCAGAACCAGAAGCACGCACAGGAATAGAAAGCAGCCTAGTAGCACCGCGCACCCCCGTTGAAGAAAAATTAACTCGAATTTGGGAGCAAGTATTAAGAGTAGAGCAAATAGGCATACATGATAACTTTTTTGAACTAGGAGGAGATTCCATCCTCAGCATTCAAATCATCAGTAGAGCAAAAGTTGCCGGAATAGAACTGACGGTAAAACAACTATTTGCCAATAAAACCATCGCCCAATTAGCCACAGTTGCAGGCACAACAAAAGCACTCTCAATTAAACAAGGATTAGTCACAGGGGCATTACCTCTAACACCAATTCAACACTGGTTTTTCGAGCAGAAATTACCAGAAAAACACCACTTTAATCAATCATTTATCCTCACAGTACCATCAGACCTTAACCTAGAAATATTAGAGCAAGTATGGCTGAAACTACTAAAACATCATGATGCTCTAAGGTTAAGATTCACCCAAAAAGACACAATATGGCAGCAGATTCATGCCGCGCCAACCGATAATATTACTATTCCCCGTTTTGACTTATCCACAGTTCCAGAAACTGAGATAAAAACTGTCATTGAAACCACAGCCAATGAATTACAGGCGAGTTTAAATCTTTCAGAAAATCTCGTGCAAGTAGCATTTTTCTGGCTGGGTATTCACAAAAAAGCGCGATTACTGATATTAATTCACCACCTTGTAGTAGACGGTGTTTCTTGGCGGATATTGTTAGAAGATTTGCAGACAGCTTACCAGCAACTAAGTCAAGGCAAAACCATTCAACTACCTGCAAAAACTACATCCTTCAAAGATTGGGCGCGACAACTGACAGAATATGCCCAATCAGAAGTCTTGAAATCAGAACTAAATTATTGGTTGAGTGCATCTTACGATGCAGTTGACTCCATCCCGGTAGACTATGCACAAGGAATAAACACTACTGCATCGGCTAGAACAGTAACAGTATCATTAAACGAAACCGAAACTCTTTCACTTTTACAAGATGTTCCGAAAGCTTATAAAACACAAATAAACGATATCTTGTTAACTGCCTTAGTACTAGTGTTGAGCGGATGGACTAACTCTGAGTCAGTGTTATTCAACTTAGAAGGTCATGGGCGGGAAGAGATAATCGATGGTGTAGATTTATCACGCACTGTTGGTTGGTTTACAACGATTTTTCCAGTGGTTGTGGAACTGGGAACTATAGATGATCTTGGTACTGCGTTAAAATCCGTCAAGGAACAATTACGTGTAATTCCTAATAAAGGCATTGGCTATGGCTTATTGCGTTATCTAAATATTGACGCAGAAATTAGTGCCCAACTAGAAAAAATTCCCCAGGCAGAAATTAGCTTCAATTATTTGGGACAATTTGCTCAAGTTGTGAATACATCTTCTCTGATGCAAATAGCTCATGAACCTAGCGGCAACAGCCAGAGTTTACAAGGTCAGCGCCATTATTTGATAGATATTAATGCCATCGTTATCAACGAAAAACTGCAAATAGATTGGACATACAGCAGCAATATCCATCATTACGAAACGATTGAGAATATTGCCCAAGAATTTGTCGAAACTTTGCAAGAGTTAATTGCTCATTGTTTATCAACAGAAAATGCAGGTTATACGCCTACAGATTTCCCATTAATTCAACTTAACCAACTAGAACTAGATCAGATATTTGGAAATTTATGA